In Chondrinema litorale, the DNA window TAATTGAATTATGAGTAAGTATACAGGTAAATCGTCAAATCAAGATCAAAACACAGAAGACTATTATTTTGAAAATGGTTTTCTAGTATTTACTGAAAGTTACCATAAAAAAAGAGGCTATTGCTGTAAAAGCGGTTGCCGACATTGTCCTTATGGTTTTAGAAAAAGACGTTAATGACTTCTTGATCTTATCGAATCCATTTTACTTTGTAAACTTTCTCTTTTCTTTTTTAGAGCTACGAATTTTTCTCGTAGCTTTTTCATTTCCTCTTCTATCACTTGGCTGCGTTGTAGACTTTCAGTGTTCATAATGTTAAAGTTTTGTGTAATATTTATCTTAAAAACTTACATCTTACAGATTTATTCAGTCCGTTAAGAACCCTTTATTCTTATTTACATTCAAAAACATTTGCTTATAGCTCAAAAAGCTTAATAAATAAGCATTATACCATAACATTAGCCTACAAACTACCTTTTATTGATTAAAAATATTGAAAATTTGGCAGGTAACTTTTTATTTGATCAGTAAATTAGAATTGAAAATTATTTATAATAAACATTATAAATTACTTTAATTTTAACCAAAATAACTATATCCACAGTTATAATTGTGTCATTTAAAACATCAAAATCGATACTAAGAAAAGCTATATAAGCAAGTGAAAGTATGAGTGTAAAATTCGAGAATACTAAAGACGCTAAAACTAATATATATGAAATTGCAGATGAGCTTAATCATGAAATGGTTTACAAGCTTACAGAATATGAAGACAAACATGCAGCTGTACATGAGACTAGAAAAGCAATAAAAAAACTTAGAGCATTATTAAGA includes these proteins:
- a CDS encoding DUF5522 domain-containing protein is translated as MSKYTGKSSNQDQNTEDYYFENGFLVFTESYHKKRGYCCKSGCRHCPYGFRKRR